In one Labrys wisconsinensis genomic region, the following are encoded:
- a CDS encoding glycosyltransferase family 4 protein has translation MTHRTFDAPLLYSSASRVLRMINVSMRPIVFDMSRLLSRAHLPSPSGIDRFEIRYADWIAQTYRSSVFVETLAYGPRIIERRRAVRMIGEVSRRWGAPPQDGTEQAKLQEIATFLDGEDRPEPAPPAGRLRRVIDQTVSGNQRRLQATLRRVIAKVVTKRQALQEEGRNALFVHVSHARLDRTGAFDWMPRLGARGIFYVHDLIPITHPNFARSGEAERHRRRLDTVLRHGAAILTNSEHSAAIIRDYAQAKAAQLPSVHVIGPGIEPAFRRSPALEMPETRRSFFLAIGTVEPRKNHSLLFETWRRLEETGAPDIPALVIAGRLGWNGDEVLAELDRYPTLRRHVVHVEDLGDAALCCLMRGARAVLSPTLVEGYGMPVVEALAAGARVVASDIPSHREIAGGRALLLDPAGSDAWFEAVERLARQAAPAAAGLTGAARMARVLNWTDHFRFVSENVIRPLEHEAGLA, from the coding sequence ATGACGCATCGTACCTTCGATGCGCCGCTGCTCTATTCATCCGCAAGTCGAGTTTTGCGCATGATCAATGTCTCGATGCGGCCGATCGTCTTCGACATGTCCCGGCTGTTATCGCGTGCGCATCTGCCCAGCCCGAGCGGTATCGATCGTTTCGAGATCCGCTATGCCGACTGGATCGCCCAGACCTATCGCTCCAGCGTGTTCGTCGAGACCTTGGCCTATGGCCCGCGCATCATCGAGCGCCGACGGGCGGTGCGCATGATCGGCGAGGTCTCGCGCCGCTGGGGCGCGCCACCTCAGGACGGCACCGAGCAGGCCAAGCTGCAGGAGATCGCCACCTTCCTCGACGGCGAGGACCGGCCCGAGCCGGCACCGCCGGCCGGCCGCCTCCGTCGGGTGATCGACCAGACCGTCTCGGGCAACCAGCGCCGCCTGCAGGCGACGCTGCGCCGGGTCATCGCCAAGGTCGTCACCAAGAGGCAGGCCCTGCAGGAGGAGGGCCGCAATGCGCTGTTCGTGCACGTCTCGCATGCGCGCCTCGACCGCACCGGCGCCTTCGACTGGATGCCGCGGCTGGGCGCCAGGGGCATCTTCTACGTGCACGACCTCATCCCGATCACCCATCCCAACTTCGCTCGCTCGGGCGAGGCGGAACGGCATCGCCGCCGGCTCGACACGGTGCTGCGGCATGGCGCGGCGATCCTGACCAATTCCGAGCACAGCGCCGCGATCATCCGCGACTATGCGCAGGCGAAGGCGGCACAGCTGCCGTCGGTGCACGTGATAGGCCCGGGAATCGAACCCGCCTTCCGCCGCTCGCCGGCGCTGGAGATGCCCGAGACGCGCCGCTCCTTCTTCCTGGCGATCGGCACGGTGGAGCCGCGCAAGAACCACAGCCTGCTGTTCGAGACCTGGCGCCGGCTCGAGGAGACCGGGGCGCCCGATATCCCCGCCCTGGTGATCGCCGGGCGCCTCGGCTGGAACGGCGACGAGGTGCTGGCCGAGCTCGATCGCTACCCGACGCTCCGCCGGCACGTCGTGCACGTGGAGGACCTCGGCGACGCCGCCCTGTGCTGCCTGATGCGCGGCGCCCGGGCTGTGCTGTCCCCGACCCTGGTCGAGGGCTACGGCATGCCTGTCGTGGAGGCCCTGGCCGCCGGAGCCCGCGTGGTCGCCTCGGACATCCCCTCCCATCGCGAGATCGCCGGCGGCCGCGCGCTGCTGCTCGACCCCGCGGGATCCGATGCCTGGTTCGAGGCGGTGGAGCGGCTGGCGCGCCAGGCCGCTCCTGCCGCCGCCGGGCTGACGGGCGCGGCACGCATGGCCCGCGTGCTCAACTGGACCGACCATTTCCGCTTCGTCAGCGAAAACGTCATCCGGCCGCTGGAGCACGAGGCGGGGCTGGCCTGA